Proteins from a single region of Hordeum vulgare subsp. vulgare chromosome 6H, MorexV3_pseudomolecules_assembly, whole genome shotgun sequence:
- the LOC123402816 gene encoding uncharacterized protein LOC123402816, whose translation MHPTKPAGVTPRSAPPGAGEWRPSGVVRLLQAPAVVALAAVLAVASPAQARPAGAPPPTPPTQQKAAETTPEDTMCNVPRTLSGEDGKAAERIKHPRSREAARCTSKCVSTCVLGGAGAPGVGGPFNVRRPLVVFKEGFRSRQYCLVECSDVCNLIKDGEDGQ comes from the exons ATGCACCCGACGAAACCAGCTGGCGTGACGCCGAGGTCGGCACCGCCGGGCGCCGGAGAGTGGCGGCCGTCCGGCGTCGTCAGGCTGCTGCAGGCACCGGCGGTGGTGGCGCTGGCCGCGGTGCTCGCCGTGGCGTCGCCGGCGCAAGCTCGGCCAGCTGGTGCACCCCCTCCGACCCCTCCGACCCAGCAGAAGGCGGCGGAGACAACGCCCGAGGACACCATGTGCAACGTACCGCGGACGCTGTCCGGGGAGGATGGCAAGGCGGCGGAGCGGATCAAGCACCCGAGGTCGCGCGAGGCGGCGCGGTGCACCTCCAAGTGCGTCAGCACCTGCGTCCTCGGCGGCGCCGGCGCACCCGGCGTCGGCGGCCCCTTCAACGTCAGAAG ACCCCTCGTGgtgttcaaggaaggtttccgcaGTCGACAGTACTG CTTGGTGGAGTGCTCCGACGTCTGCAACCTAATCAAGGACGGAGAAGACGGGCAATGA